The following proteins come from a genomic window of Enterobacter chengduensis:
- a CDS encoding YccS/YhfK family putative transporter: MWRRLIYHPEVNYALRQTLVLCLPVAIGLILGHLQQGLLFSLVPACCNIAGLDTPHKRFFKRLIIGGGLFAGCSLAVQLLLARDIPLPLILTVLAMTLGVTAEISSLHARLLPASLIAAIFTLSLAGNMPVWEPLLIYALGTLWYGVFNWFWFWLWREQPLRESLSLLYVQLAEYCEAKYTLLTQHTDPDKSLPPLLARQQKVVDLISQCYQQLHMLAANKNHEYKRLLRTFQVGLDLQEHISVSLHHPQEVQKLVERSHAEAVIRWNAQTVSARLRVLADDILYHRYPTRFNMEKQLGALEKIARQHPDNPVGQFAAWHFSRIARVLRTQRPLYPRDLMADKQKRLPLLPALKSYLSLKSSALRNAARISVMLSIASLMGMALHLPKPYWILMTVLFVTQNGYGATRVRILHRAGGTMAGLIIAGVTLHFHVPEGYTLAGMLAVTLVSYLIIRKNYGWAMVGFTVTAVYTLQLLTLNGEQFIVARLIDTLIGCLIAFGGMVWLWPQWQSGLLRQNAHDALEADQQAIRLILSDDPQPSPLAYQRMKVNQAHNALFNSLNQAMQEPGFNAHYLADMKLWVTHSQFIVEHINAMTTLAREHTMLTPDLAQRYLQSCEIALQRCQQRLEYDAPGESGDSNILEAPETLTHGPMSTLEQHLQRVLGHLNTMHTISSVAWRQRPHHGIWLTRRLKRTEY; encoded by the coding sequence ATGTGGCGCAGGCTGATCTATCACCCGGAAGTTAACTACGCACTGCGGCAAACGCTGGTGTTGTGTCTTCCTGTGGCCATAGGCCTGATCCTTGGACATCTTCAGCAGGGCCTGCTGTTTTCCCTCGTGCCCGCCTGCTGCAACATCGCCGGTCTGGACACGCCGCATAAGCGCTTTTTCAAACGCCTGATTATCGGTGGCGGCCTGTTTGCGGGCTGTAGCCTTGCGGTGCAGCTCCTGCTAGCCCGGGATATCCCGCTGCCGCTGATCCTGACCGTGCTGGCGATGACGCTGGGCGTCACGGCAGAAATCAGTTCGCTGCACGCGCGCCTGCTTCCCGCGTCGCTGATTGCGGCCATCTTCACCCTGAGCCTCGCCGGGAATATGCCGGTGTGGGAGCCGCTGCTGATCTACGCGCTCGGCACGCTGTGGTACGGGGTATTTAACTGGTTCTGGTTCTGGCTGTGGCGGGAACAGCCGCTGCGCGAATCGCTGAGCCTGCTCTACGTGCAACTGGCGGAGTACTGCGAAGCCAAATACACCCTGCTGACCCAGCATACCGATCCGGACAAATCCTTACCGCCGCTGCTGGCGCGCCAGCAGAAGGTGGTGGATCTGATAAGCCAGTGCTATCAGCAGCTGCATATGCTCGCCGCCAACAAGAACCACGAATATAAACGGCTGCTGCGCACCTTCCAGGTGGGGCTGGATCTGCAGGAGCATATCTCGGTAAGCCTGCACCATCCGCAGGAGGTGCAAAAGCTGGTCGAGCGCAGCCACGCCGAAGCGGTCATCCGCTGGAACGCGCAGACCGTTTCCGCGCGCCTGCGGGTGCTGGCGGACGATATTCTCTATCACCGCTACCCCACGCGCTTTAACATGGAAAAACAGCTCGGCGCGCTGGAGAAAATTGCCCGTCAGCATCCGGATAACCCGGTCGGCCAGTTTGCCGCCTGGCACTTCAGCCGCATCGCCCGCGTGCTGCGCACCCAGCGCCCGCTGTATCCCCGCGACCTGATGGCGGATAAGCAGAAACGGCTTCCGCTATTGCCCGCGCTCAAAAGCTACCTGTCCCTTAAGTCGTCCGCTCTGCGTAACGCCGCACGGATTAGCGTCATGCTGAGCATCGCCAGCCTGATGGGCATGGCGCTGCATCTGCCGAAACCCTACTGGATCTTAATGACCGTGCTGTTTGTCACCCAGAACGGCTACGGCGCCACGCGGGTGCGTATTCTGCACCGGGCTGGCGGCACCATGGCAGGGCTGATTATTGCGGGCGTAACGCTGCACTTTCACGTGCCGGAAGGCTATACCCTGGCGGGGATGCTGGCGGTCACCCTGGTAAGCTACCTGATTATCCGCAAAAACTACGGCTGGGCGATGGTGGGCTTTACGGTGACGGCGGTGTATACCCTTCAGCTGCTCACGCTCAACGGCGAACAGTTTATCGTTGCCCGCCTGATTGATACCCTGATCGGCTGTCTGATTGCCTTCGGCGGTATGGTCTGGCTCTGGCCTCAGTGGCAAAGCGGGCTGCTGCGCCAGAACGCCCACGACGCGCTGGAGGCTGACCAGCAGGCCATTCGTCTGATCCTGAGCGACGACCCGCAGCCCTCCCCGCTGGCGTATCAGCGGATGAAAGTTAATCAGGCGCACAACGCGCTGTTTAACTCCCTCAACCAGGCGATGCAGGAGCCGGGCTTTAACGCGCACTATCTGGCAGACATGAAGCTTTGGGTCACGCACAGCCAGTTTATCGTCGAGCACATTAACGCCATGACCACGCTGGCGCGCGAGCACACGATGCTGACGCCGGATCTGGCGCAGCGCTATTTGCAGTCGTGTGAAATTGCCCTGCAGCGGTGTCAGCAGCGTCTGGAGTATGACGCGCCGGGTGAGTCGGGGGATTCGAACATTCTGGAAGCGCCTGAGACGCTGACCCACGGGCCGATGAGCACGCTGGAGCAGCATTTGCAGCGCGTGCTGGGGCATCTGAACACCATGCACACCATTTCGTCGGTGGCATGGCGTCAGCGCCCGCATCACGGCATTTGGTTAACGCGACGGTTAAAACGAACCGAGTATTAG
- the argD gene encoding bifunctional acetylornithine/succinyldiaminopimelate transaminase: protein MATEQPAITRATFDEVILPIYAPAEFIPVKGKGSRVWDQQGKEYVDFAGGIAVTALGHCHPALVEALKTQGETLWHTSNVFTNEPALRLGRKIIDATFAERVLFMNSGTEANETAFKLARYYATTRHSPYKTKIIAFHNAFHGRSFFTVSVGGQPKYSDGFGPKPADIVHVPFNDLHAVKAVMDDHTCAVVVEPIQGEGGVTAATPEFLQGLRALCDEHQALLVFDEVQCGMGRTGELFAYMHYGVTPDILTSAKALGGGFPVSAVLTTQEIASAFHVGSHGSTYGGNPLASAVAGAAFDIINTPEVLNGVSAKRELFVKHLQKIDEQYDVFSEIRGMGLLIGAQLKPQYKGRARDFLHAAAREGVMVLNAGPDVMRFAPSLVVEDKDIEDGLTRFAAAVGKIVKG from the coding sequence ATGGCAACTGAACAACCAGCAATTACCCGCGCAACATTCGATGAAGTGATCCTGCCGATTTATGCACCGGCTGAGTTTATCCCGGTTAAGGGGAAAGGCAGCCGCGTCTGGGATCAGCAGGGTAAAGAGTATGTGGATTTCGCGGGCGGCATTGCGGTCACGGCGCTGGGTCATTGTCATCCCGCGCTGGTTGAGGCGCTGAAAACCCAGGGCGAAACCCTGTGGCACACCAGCAACGTGTTCACCAACGAGCCGGCGCTGCGTCTGGGCCGCAAGATCATTGATGCGACCTTTGCCGAGCGCGTGCTGTTTATGAACTCCGGCACCGAAGCCAACGAAACCGCCTTTAAGCTGGCGCGCTACTACGCCACAACCCGCCACAGCCCGTACAAAACCAAAATCATCGCCTTCCACAACGCCTTCCACGGACGCTCCTTCTTTACCGTCTCCGTTGGCGGCCAGCCGAAGTATTCCGACGGCTTTGGCCCGAAACCGGCCGACATCGTTCACGTGCCGTTTAACGATCTGCACGCGGTGAAAGCGGTGATGGACGACCACACCTGCGCGGTAGTCGTTGAGCCGATCCAGGGTGAGGGCGGCGTGACGGCGGCCACCCCGGAATTCCTGCAGGGGCTGCGCGCGCTGTGCGATGAGCATCAGGCGCTGCTGGTCTTTGATGAGGTACAGTGTGGAATGGGGCGTACCGGGGAACTGTTTGCCTATATGCACTACGGCGTGACGCCGGATATTCTGACCAGCGCCAAAGCCCTCGGCGGCGGTTTCCCGGTGAGCGCGGTCCTGACGACCCAGGAGATCGCCTCCGCGTTCCACGTTGGCTCCCACGGCTCCACCTACGGCGGTAACCCGCTGGCGAGCGCCGTGGCGGGTGCCGCGTTCGACATTATCAACACCCCAGAGGTGCTGAACGGCGTTAGCGCGAAGCGCGAGCTGTTTGTGAAACACCTGCAGAAGATTGACGAGCAGTACGACGTGTTCAGCGAAATTCGTGGCATGGGTCTGCTGATCGGTGCCCAGCTGAAGCCGCAGTACAAGGGCCGCGCGCGCGACTTCCTGCACGCCGCCGCGCGCGAAGGGGTAATGGTGCTGAATGCGGGGCCGGACGTGATGCGCTTCGCGCCGTCGCTGGTGGTGGAAGATAAGGATATTGAAGACGGGCTCACCCGCTTTGCCGCGGCGGTCGGGAAGATCGTTAAAGGCTAA
- the pabA gene encoding aminodeoxychorismate synthase component 2 — MILLIDNYDSFTWNLYQYFCELGAEVVVRRNDEIELADIETLAPQKIVISPGPCTPSESGVSLEVIRHYAGKLPILGVCLGHQAIAQAFGATIVRAAKVMHGKTSPVTHTGTGVFTGLNNPLTVTRYHSLVIDPPTLPACFEVTAWSDTQEIMGIRHREWDLEGVQFHPESILSEQGHDLLANFLHR, encoded by the coding sequence ATGATTCTGCTGATTGATAACTACGATTCCTTCACCTGGAACCTTTACCAGTATTTTTGCGAACTGGGTGCAGAGGTGGTTGTTCGTCGCAACGACGAGATTGAGCTCGCCGATATCGAGACGCTGGCGCCGCAGAAAATCGTGATTTCACCCGGCCCCTGCACGCCGTCAGAATCGGGCGTGTCTCTGGAGGTTATCCGCCACTATGCCGGCAAGCTGCCCATTCTGGGCGTCTGCCTGGGCCATCAGGCCATCGCCCAGGCGTTTGGCGCCACCATCGTGCGTGCCGCAAAAGTGATGCACGGAAAAACCTCGCCGGTCACGCATACCGGCACCGGGGTGTTCACGGGGCTCAATAATCCGTTAACCGTGACGCGCTACCACTCCCTGGTCATTGACCCGCCGACGCTGCCCGCCTGCTTTGAGGTGACCGCCTGGAGCGATACCCAGGAGATCATGGGGATTCGCCACCGCGAGTGGGACCTCGAAGGCGTGCAGTTCCACCCGGAAAGCATCCTCAGCGAGCAGGGGCATGACCTGCTGGCTAATTTCCTCCATCGCTGA
- a CDS encoding putative adenosine monophosphate-protein transferase Fic, whose protein sequence is MKKLTDKQKSRLWEQQRSVNFQASCLLEKGHGPSEPHIETLALGPSAPGLPHLCLIHRHLYRREMKQAGEFRTDDIFKDDIPFCHFEYIEKMGNELMAVLESEKYLAGLERATFVDRASHYYCEINMLHPFVRGNGIAQRVFFEQLAIHAGYALDWRDIDPEQWVVANRSGATGDLTALNAIFAKVVSEARESE, encoded by the coding sequence GTGAAAAAACTCACCGACAAGCAAAAATCCCGTCTCTGGGAGCAGCAGCGTAGCGTCAACTTTCAGGCCAGTTGTCTCCTTGAAAAAGGTCATGGTCCCTCAGAACCCCATATTGAAACGCTGGCGCTGGGGCCTTCCGCGCCCGGGTTGCCCCATCTGTGCCTTATTCACCGCCATCTCTACCGCAGAGAGATGAAGCAGGCCGGCGAATTCCGTACCGACGATATTTTTAAGGATGACATTCCCTTCTGCCACTTTGAGTACATCGAAAAGATGGGTAACGAGCTGATGGCGGTGCTGGAAAGCGAAAAGTATCTTGCGGGGCTTGAGCGCGCGACGTTTGTTGACAGAGCTAGCCACTACTACTGCGAAATCAATATGCTGCACCCGTTTGTGCGCGGTAACGGCATTGCCCAGCGCGTATTCTTTGAGCAGCTGGCCATCCACGCGGGTTACGCGCTGGACTGGCGCGATATCGATCCCGAGCAGTGGGTGGTGGCTAACCGCAGCGGCGCAACGGGGGATTTAACCGCGCTAAACGCTATCTTTGCCAAAGTAGTGAGCGAAGCGCGGGAATCTGAGTAG
- the ppiA gene encoding peptidylprolyl isomerase A produces the protein MLKSTLAAVAAVFALSAVSPAALAAKGDPHVLLTTSAGNIELELNSQKAPVSVKNFLDYVNSGFYNNTTFHRVIPGFMIQGGGFNEQMQQKQPNPPIKNEADNGLLNKRGTISMARTADKDSATSQFFLNVADNAFLDHGQRDFGYAVFGKIVKGMDVADKISQVQTHDVGPYQNVPSKPVVILSAKVLP, from the coding sequence ATGCTCAAATCAACGCTGGCGGCTGTCGCAGCTGTGTTTGCTCTTTCTGCCGTTTCCCCTGCTGCGCTGGCAGCCAAAGGGGACCCTCACGTTCTGCTGACTACCTCTGCCGGGAACATTGAGCTGGAACTGAATAGCCAGAAAGCTCCCGTCTCTGTGAAAAACTTCCTCGACTATGTGAACAGTGGTTTCTATAACAACACCACCTTCCACCGCGTGATCCCGGGCTTTATGATTCAGGGCGGCGGCTTCAACGAGCAGATGCAGCAGAAACAGCCGAACCCACCTATTAAAAACGAAGCGGACAACGGCCTGCTGAACAAGCGCGGTACCATCTCCATGGCGCGTACGGCAGACAAAGACAGCGCGACCAGCCAGTTCTTCCTCAACGTCGCGGATAACGCCTTCCTCGACCACGGCCAGCGCGATTTTGGCTATGCCGTCTTCGGTAAAATCGTGAAGGGGATGGACGTGGCGGACAAGATTTCACAGGTACAAACGCACGACGTCGGGCCGTACCAGAATGTGCCGTCAAAACCTGTCGTCATCCTCTCTGCAAAAGTTCTGCCGTAA
- the tsgA gene encoding MFS transporter TsgA: MTNSNRIKLTWISFFSYALTGALVIVTGMVMGNIADYFQLPVSSMSNTFTFLNAGILISIFLNAWLMEIVPLKTQLRFGFVLMVAAVAGLMLSHSIALFSAAMFVLGLVSGITMSIGTFLITHMYEGRQRGARLLFTDSFFSMAGMIFPMVAAVLLARSIEWYWVYACIGLVYVAIFILTFGCEFPVLGKKAQTTAEPVAKEKWGIGVLFLSIAALCYILGQLGFISWVPEYAKGLGMSLNDAGKLVSDFWMSYMFGMWAFSFILRFFDLQRILTVLAGLATVLMYLFINGSPDNMPWFIMTLGFFSSAIYTSIITLGSLQTKVASPKLVNFVLTCGTIGTMLTFVVTGPIVAHSGPLAALHTANGLYAVVFIMCFVLGFVTRHRQHNAAAASH, encoded by the coding sequence ATGACTAACAGCAATCGCATCAAGCTCACATGGATCAGCTTCTTCTCCTACGCCCTGACCGGCGCGTTGGTGATCGTCACCGGGATGGTGATGGGGAATATCGCAGACTACTTCCAGCTGCCCGTATCCAGCATGAGTAACACCTTCACCTTCCTCAATGCAGGGATCCTGATCTCTATCTTCCTGAACGCCTGGCTGATGGAAATCGTGCCGCTGAAAACCCAGCTGCGTTTTGGCTTTGTGCTGATGGTCGCCGCCGTGGCGGGCCTGATGCTGAGCCACAGCATCGCCCTGTTCTCCGCCGCGATGTTCGTGCTCGGCCTGGTCAGCGGGATCACTATGTCGATCGGTACGTTCCTGATCACCCACATGTATGAAGGCCGCCAGCGCGGCGCGCGCCTGCTGTTTACCGACTCCTTCTTCAGCATGGCCGGGATGATTTTCCCGATGGTTGCCGCCGTTCTGCTGGCGCGCAGCATCGAGTGGTACTGGGTCTACGCCTGCATTGGTCTGGTCTACGTCGCGATCTTTATCCTGACCTTCGGCTGTGAATTCCCGGTGCTGGGCAAAAAAGCGCAAACCACCGCAGAGCCCGTTGCGAAAGAGAAATGGGGCATCGGCGTGCTGTTCCTCTCCATCGCCGCCCTGTGCTACATCCTGGGCCAGCTGGGCTTTATCTCCTGGGTGCCGGAATACGCCAAAGGCCTGGGCATGAGCCTGAACGACGCGGGCAAGCTGGTAAGCGATTTCTGGATGTCTTACATGTTCGGCATGTGGGCGTTTAGCTTCATCCTGCGCTTCTTCGATCTGCAGCGCATTCTGACCGTGCTGGCGGGCCTGGCCACCGTGCTGATGTATCTGTTCATCAACGGTTCCCCGGACAATATGCCGTGGTTCATTATGACCCTGGGCTTCTTCTCCAGCGCGATTTACACCTCTATCATCACGCTGGGCTCCCTGCAGACCAAAGTGGCCTCGCCGAAGCTGGTTAACTTCGTGCTGACCTGCGGCACCATCGGCACCATGCTCACCTTCGTGGTCACTGGCCCGATCGTGGCCCACAGCGGCCCGCTGGCGGCGCTGCACACCGCTAACGGTCTGTATGCCGTGGTGTTCATCATGTGCTTCGTTCTGGGCTTCGTGACCCGCCACCGCCAGCACAACGCGGCAGCAGCGTCTCACTAA
- a CDS encoding cytosine deaminase — translation MSTSPLWLVQNVRLPGREGLWQLAIENGRFGDITPMDDTRAESYEVLNARGGLALPPFIEPHIHLDTTQTAGEPNWNQSGTLFEGIERWAERKALLSHEDVKARAWKTLKWQIANGIQFVRTHVDVSDPTLTALKAMLEVKQEVAPWVTLQIVAFPQEGILSYPNGAALLEEAIKLGADVVGAIPHFEFTREYGVQSLHIAFELAKKYDRPLDIHCDEIDDEQSRFVETVATLAYEAGIGPRVTASHTTAMHSYNGAYTSRLFRLLKMSGINFVANPLVNIHLQGRFDDYPKRRGITRVKELQEAGINVCFGHDDVFDPWYPLGTGNMLQVLHMGLHVCQMMGYPQIDSGLNLITHNSARTFGLSDYGIATGNPANLIVLPAESGFEAVRCQVPVRWSIRQGRVIATTQLAQTWIQMDIGGEEVSFARNSPSAERKGA, via the coding sequence ATGTCTACATCACCGTTATGGCTTGTGCAGAATGTTCGTTTACCGGGTCGGGAAGGACTGTGGCAACTCGCCATTGAGAACGGGCGATTTGGTGACATCACCCCGATGGACGACACCCGCGCCGAAAGTTATGAAGTATTGAACGCGCGCGGCGGGCTTGCTCTCCCGCCGTTCATCGAGCCGCATATCCATCTTGATACCACCCAGACGGCGGGCGAGCCGAACTGGAATCAGTCCGGCACGCTGTTTGAAGGCATTGAGCGCTGGGCGGAACGCAAGGCGCTGCTCAGTCACGAGGATGTCAAAGCGCGCGCCTGGAAAACGCTGAAGTGGCAAATTGCCAACGGCATCCAGTTTGTTCGCACCCACGTGGATGTCTCCGACCCGACGCTCACTGCCCTGAAGGCGATGCTGGAGGTGAAGCAGGAGGTCGCCCCGTGGGTGACGCTGCAAATCGTCGCGTTCCCGCAGGAGGGGATCCTCTCTTACCCGAACGGCGCGGCGCTGCTGGAAGAGGCAATAAAGCTGGGGGCCGACGTGGTGGGGGCGATCCCGCACTTCGAGTTCACCCGCGAGTATGGCGTGCAGTCGCTGCACATTGCCTTCGAGCTGGCGAAGAAGTATGACCGTCCGCTGGATATCCACTGTGATGAAATCGACGACGAGCAGTCGCGGTTTGTGGAGACGGTCGCCACGCTGGCGTACGAGGCAGGGATCGGCCCGCGCGTGACGGCCAGCCATACCACCGCCATGCACTCCTACAACGGGGCATATACCTCGCGGCTTTTCCGTCTGCTGAAGATGTCGGGGATTAACTTCGTCGCTAACCCGCTGGTCAATATCCACCTCCAGGGACGCTTTGACGATTATCCGAAGCGCCGCGGCATCACGCGAGTGAAAGAGCTGCAGGAAGCGGGCATCAACGTCTGCTTTGGCCACGACGACGTCTTCGACCCGTGGTACCCGCTCGGCACCGGCAATATGCTGCAGGTGCTGCACATGGGGCTACACGTTTGCCAGATGATGGGCTATCCGCAAATCGACAGCGGCCTGAATCTGATAACCCATAACAGCGCCCGAACCTTCGGCCTGAGCGATTACGGTATTGCCACGGGTAATCCGGCAAACCTGATTGTTCTGCCTGCGGAGAGCGGGTTTGAAGCGGTGCGCTGCCAGGTGCCGGTGCGCTGGTCCATCCGTCAGGGGCGGGTGATCGCCACGACGCAGCTGGCGCAGACGTGGATCCAGATGGATATCGGGGGAGAGGAGGTTAGCTTTGCCAGAAACAGCCCCTCTGCCGAGCGCAAAGGGGCGTAG
- the nirB gene encoding nitrite reductase large subunit NirB, whose translation MSKVRLAIIGNGMVGHRFIEDLLDKADAEQFDITVFCEEPRKAYDRVHLSSYFSHHTAEELSLVREGFYEKHGVNVLVGERAITINRQEKVIHSSAGRTVFYDKLIMATGSYPWIPPIKGSETQDCFVYRTIEDLNAIESCARRSKRGAVVGGGLLGLEAAGALKNLGVETHVIEFAPMLMAEQLDHMGGDQLRRKIESMGVKVHTSKNTKEIVQEGTEARKTMRFADGSELEVDFIVFSTGIRPRDKLAIQCGLAVAQRGGIMINDTCQTSDPDIYAIGECASWNNRVYGLVAPGYKMAQVAVDHILGSENAFTGADMSAKLKLLGVDVGGIGDAHGRTPGARSYVYLDESKEVYKRLIVSEDNKTLLGAVLVGDTSDFGNLLQLVLNAIELPENPDALILPAHASSGKPSIGVDKLPDSAQICSCFDVTKGMLISAINKGCHTVAALKAETKAGTGCGGCIPLVTQVLNAELAKQGIEVNNNLCEHFAYSRQELYHLIRVEGIKSFDELLAKHGQGYGCEVCKPTVGSLLASCWNEYVLKPEHTPLQDTNDNFLANIQKDGTYSVIPRSAGGEITPEGLVAVGRIAREFNLYTKITGSQRIGLFGAQKDDLPEIWRQLIEAGFETGHAYAKALRMAKTCVGSTWCRYGVGDSVGFGVELENRYKGIRTPHKMKFGVSGCTRECAEAQGKDVGIIATEKGWNLYVCGNGGMKPRHADLLAADLDRDTLIQYLDRFMMFYIRTADKLTRTASWLDNLEGGIDYLKAVIIDDKLGLNEHLEAEMARLREAVICEWTETVNTPAAQTRFKHFINSTQRDPNVQVVPEREQHRPATPYERIPVTLVEENA comes from the coding sequence ATGAGCAAAGTCAGACTCGCTATCATCGGTAACGGCATGGTCGGCCACCGCTTTATTGAGGATCTCCTCGATAAGGCCGATGCTGAGCAGTTCGATATTACCGTGTTCTGTGAAGAACCCCGCAAGGCGTACGATCGCGTGCACCTCTCTTCCTACTTCTCCCATCATACCGCCGAAGAGCTCTCTCTGGTGCGCGAAGGTTTCTACGAGAAGCACGGCGTAAACGTGCTGGTGGGCGAACGCGCCATCACCATTAACCGTCAGGAAAAAGTGATCCACTCCAGCGCCGGACGTACGGTTTTTTACGACAAGCTGATCATGGCGACGGGCTCGTACCCTTGGATCCCGCCGATTAAAGGTTCTGAAACTCAGGATTGCTTCGTTTACCGTACGATTGAAGATCTCAACGCCATCGAATCCTGCGCCCGCCGCAGCAAGCGCGGCGCGGTGGTCGGCGGCGGCCTGCTGGGTCTGGAAGCCGCGGGCGCGCTGAAAAACCTCGGCGTTGAAACCCACGTCATCGAATTTGCCCCGATGCTGATGGCCGAACAGCTGGACCACATGGGTGGCGACCAGCTGCGTCGTAAAATCGAAAGCATGGGCGTGAAGGTTCACACCAGCAAGAACACCAAAGAGATCGTCCAGGAAGGCACCGAGGCGCGCAAAACCATGCGCTTTGCCGACGGCAGCGAGCTGGAAGTGGACTTCATCGTCTTCTCCACCGGGATTCGCCCACGCGACAAGCTGGCGATCCAGTGCGGTCTGGCCGTGGCGCAGCGCGGCGGGATCATGATTAACGACACCTGCCAGACCTCCGACCCGGATATTTACGCCATCGGCGAATGCGCCAGCTGGAACAACCGCGTGTACGGCCTGGTGGCGCCGGGCTATAAAATGGCGCAGGTCGCCGTGGACCATATCCTCGGCAGCGAAAACGCCTTCACCGGCGCAGACATGAGCGCCAAGCTGAAGCTGCTGGGCGTGGACGTGGGCGGCATTGGCGATGCGCACGGCCGCACGCCTGGCGCTCGCAGCTACGTCTATCTCGACGAAAGCAAAGAGGTCTACAAACGCCTCATCGTCAGCGAGGACAATAAAACCCTGCTCGGCGCGGTGCTGGTCGGCGATACCAGCGACTTCGGCAACCTGCTCCAGCTGGTGCTGAACGCCATCGAGCTGCCGGAAAACCCGGACGCGCTGATCCTCCCGGCGCACGCCTCCAGCGGCAAGCCGTCCATCGGCGTGGATAAACTGCCGGACAGCGCCCAGATTTGCTCCTGCTTCGACGTGACCAAAGGCATGCTGATCTCCGCGATCAACAAAGGGTGTCACACCGTTGCGGCGCTGAAGGCGGAAACCAAAGCCGGTACCGGCTGCGGCGGCTGTATTCCGCTGGTCACCCAGGTGCTGAACGCCGAGCTGGCGAAACAGGGCATCGAAGTGAACAACAACCTGTGCGAGCACTTTGCTTACTCTCGCCAGGAGCTGTACCACCTGATCCGCGTGGAAGGCATCAAGTCCTTTGACGAGCTGCTGGCGAAGCACGGCCAGGGTTACGGCTGTGAAGTGTGTAAACCGACCGTCGGCTCCCTGCTGGCCTCCTGCTGGAACGAGTACGTGCTCAAACCCGAGCACACGCCGCTGCAGGACACCAACGACAACTTCCTCGCGAACATTCAGAAAGACGGCACTTACTCCGTTATTCCTCGTTCGGCCGGGGGCGAAATCACGCCGGAAGGGCTGGTGGCCGTGGGCCGCATCGCGCGCGAATTCAACCTGTACACTAAAATCACCGGTTCCCAGCGCATCGGCCTGTTTGGCGCGCAGAAGGACGACCTGCCGGAAATCTGGCGCCAGCTGATTGAAGCAGGCTTCGAAACCGGCCACGCGTACGCCAAGGCGCTGCGTATGGCGAAAACCTGCGTGGGCAGCACCTGGTGCCGCTACGGCGTGGGCGACAGCGTCGGCTTCGGCGTGGAGCTGGAAAACCGCTATAAAGGCATCCGCACCCCGCACAAAATGAAGTTCGGCGTCTCCGGCTGCACCCGCGAATGTGCGGAAGCGCAGGGTAAAGACGTGGGTATTATTGCCACCGAGAAAGGCTGGAACCTGTACGTCTGCGGTAACGGCGGGATGAAGCCGCGCCATGCGGACCTGCTGGCGGCGGATCTCGATCGCGACACGCTGATTCAGTATCTCGACCGCTTCATGATGTTCTACATCCGCACCGCCGATAAGCTGACCCGTACCGCCTCTTGGCTCGATAACCTGGAAGGCGGCATCGACTACCTGAAAGCGGTGATCATCGACGACAAGCTGGGCCTGAACGAGCATCTGGAAGCCGAAATGGCACGCCTGCGCGAAGCGGTGATCTGCGAGTGGACGGAAACCGTCAACACCCCGGCGGCGCAGACGCGCTTCAAACACTTTATCAACAGCACCCAGCGCGACCCGAACGTGCAGGTTGTGCCGGAGCGCGAACAGCATCGTCCGGCGACGCCGTATGAACGTATTCCGGTGACGCTGGTGGAGGAAAACGCATGA
- the nirD gene encoding nitrite reductase small subunit NirD yields the protein MSQWINICEINDILPATGVCALLGNEQVAIFRPRHDDQVFAISNIDPFFEASVLSRGLIAEHQGELWVASPLKKQRFRLSDGYCMEDESRSVKHYDVRVKDGKVQLKG from the coding sequence ATGAGCCAGTGGATAAACATCTGCGAGATTAACGACATTCTGCCCGCCACCGGCGTGTGTGCGCTGCTGGGTAACGAGCAGGTCGCGATTTTCCGCCCTCGTCACGATGACCAGGTTTTTGCCATTAGCAATATCGACCCGTTCTTCGAGGCCAGCGTGCTCTCCCGCGGCCTGATTGCCGAGCATCAGGGTGAACTGTGGGTCGCCAGCCCGTTGAAAAAGCAGCGTTTCCGCTTGAGCGACGGGTATTGCATGGAAGATGAGAGCCGCTCGGTCAAGCACTACGACGTCCGCGTGAAGGACGGCAAGGTGCAGCTGAAGGGCTAA